A DNA window from Onthophagus taurus isolate NC chromosome 1, IU_Otau_3.0, whole genome shotgun sequence contains the following coding sequences:
- the LOC111429235 gene encoding GTP-binding protein 1: MSDHKEVNCVGNDKAKKEKEEFVKILGRTILVSPSKDEYDLLQKRLKQQLEEGRGEVILEIGCSQDGTENGLGEEEMKAAAATLQSLAATLDCSCVKLRERKELQGTVAQYLVRRLLDESDFLEIRVAVVGNVDAGKSTLLGVLTHGELDNGRGHARQKLFRHKHELESGRTSSVGNDILGFDSEGNVVNKPEHGSLDWAKICEKSSKVITFIDLAGHERYLKTTVFGMTGHAPDFGMLMVGANAGIVGMTKEHLGLALALAVPVFVVVTKIDMCPANVLQDNLKMLVRILKSPGCRKVPVMVKTVDDVVLSATNFVSERLCPIFQVSNVNGENLDMLKMFLNLLTTRMEYKENEPAEFQIDDTYSVPGVGTVVSGTTLKGIIKLNDTLMLGPDPLGHFQAIAVKSIHRKRMAVTEVKAGQTASFALKKIKRSQIRKGMVMVCPSLNPQACWEFLGEILVLHHPTTISSRYQAMVHCGSIRQTASIIRMSQECLRTGDKALIHFRFIKYPEYLVPGQRMVFREGRTKAVGNVVNVFTHTGTINTGAKTKGSKQQQNQSHNQRGQNQSLNIQTTLNGQQSLNKLDQKVQEQVMVMTKNDTIQTDQEKDSINRPGGSKKGRGRRGGRGQKHNVTSGHGSGGGVGGFDGESGGQLGAKRVQ; this comes from the exons atgAGCGATCATAAAGAAGTTAATTGTGTCGGAAACGACAAAGCTAAGAAAGAGAAAGAGGAGTTTGTGAAGATTTTAGGACGAACGATACTTGTGAGCCCAAGTAAAGATGAAtacgatttattacaaaaaagattaaagCAACAATTAGAAGAAGGACGAGGTGAAGTTATTCTTGAg atTGGTTGTTCTCAAGATGGAACTGAAAATGGACTTGGTGAAGAAGAAATGAAAGCAGCCGCAGCTACATTACAATCATTAGCTGCAACATTAGATTGTAGTTGTGTAAAATTGCGTGAACGGAAGGAACTTCAAGGAACTGTTGCTCAATATCTCGTAAGGAGGCTATTGGATGAAAgtgatttcttggaaattcGTGTTGCTGTAGTTGGAAATGTTGATGCTGGTAAATCAACACTTTTGGGTGTTTTGACTCATGGTGAATTGGATAACGGTCGAGGACATGCCAGACAGAAATTGTTTAGGCATAAACACGAATTGGAATCAGGGAGAACGAGTTCTGTGGGAAATGATATTTTAGGATTTGATAGTGAAg gaaatGTGGTTAATAAACCAGAACATGGCTCGTTGGATTGGGCGAAAATTTGTGAGAAAAGTTCCAAAGTTAtcacttttattgatttagCCGGTCATGAAAGATATTTGAAAACAACAGTTTTTGGAATGACAGGACATGCGCCAGATTTTGGAATGTTAATG gTTGGTGCAAATGCTGGAATAGTTGGAATGACGAAAGAACATCTTGGTTTAGCCTTAGCTTTAGCCGTTCCAGTCTTTGTAGTAGTTACAAAGATCGATATGTGTCCAGCAAATGTACTTCAAGATAATCTAAAAATGTTGGTGCGCATTTTAAAATCACCAGGTTGCCGAAAAGTACCAGTCATGGTTAAAACGGTTGACGACGTTGTTTTGAGTGCCACCAATTTTGTATCAGAAag ATTATGTCCAATATTCCAAGTATCTAATGTAAATGGAGAAAATTTGGATatgttgaaaatgtttttaaatttattaacgaCTCGAATggaatataaagaaaatgaacCGGCCGAATTTCAAATTGATGATACTTATTCAGTACCA ggtGTCGGTACTGTAGTTTCAGGAACAACCTTAAAAGGTATCATCAAATTAAATGATACCTTAATGTTAGGTCCAGATCCTTTAGGACATTTCCAAGCAATTGCTGTTAAAAGTATTCATCGTAAAAGAATGGCTGTTACTGAAGTTAAAGCTGGACAAACTGCGAGTTTTGCattgaaaaaa atTAAACGTTCTCAAATACGCAAAGGAATGGTTATGGTTTGTCCATCACTAAATCCGCAAGCCTGTTGGGAATTTTTAGGcgaaatattagttttacatCATCCAACAACAATCAGTTCGCGATATCAAGCGATgg tCCACTGCGGAAGTATTAGACAAACAGCAAGTATAATTCGAATGTCTCAAGAATGTTTAAGAACCGGTGATAAAGCCCTAATTCACTTccgttttataaaatatccaGAATATTTAGTTCCCGGTCAACGAATGGTGTTCCGTGAAGGTCGAACGAAAGCTGTTGGAAATGTAGTTAATGTTTTCACTCACACTGGAACAATTAACACCGGGGCCAAAACAAAAGGAAGCAAACAACAACAGAATCAATCCCATAATCAAAGGGGACAAAATCAAAGTTTAAATATACAAACAACTTTGAATGGACAACAATCATTGAATAAATTAGATCAAAAAGTTCAAGAACAAGTTATGGTGATGACTAAAAACGATACGATTCAAACAGACCAAGAAAAAGATTCAATAAATCGTCCGGGTGGAAGTAAGAAAGGTCGGGGGAGGAGGGGTGGACGCGGACAAAAACATAACGTTACTTCCGGCCATGGAAGTGGGGGAGGAGTTGGAGGATTTGATGGAGAAAGTGGTGGGCAATTAGGAGCAAAAAGAGTGCAATAA
- the LOC111429257 gene encoding uncharacterized protein: MLTNSVRSSRSKLSTYVRWKALICFGTIFWILMCLTDDVRERRVEEEILTQTGVDNFFEEKEVLVKEEYLPHLVQLEEEDDSLSITRVIFWNLVAFLSTFCACFTLKSLTSQSYWGEVDTKFVTNQLVIRKCSSSRIPIPVSSKTSSTDIHINSNICQVTHVELCNKSCPNLFRLEDVHQEKKNLKRNWSIKVMEKHCAKLRDEMINLQTTSLKEHASITKRLDLLSREKRELSRQLSFTSKENTTLKQQLDELVEERNMLIRRLESATKELKANTKSKKATMAKLDESMSSAENFKTNLEQITRDKEILEDKLMILDAEYKRVQEELAFYKDKEKRNDKVKDDGRNELKCLNKEHVIDVYEMSDDNRTVASREAGDMDEENEKNRKIKMMEDKDFDVTRPEKDMIKVQQKLITLERSLENFKVRDGVINRQEKFDLYPVNENEIFLDTRNRLFLPQQPFFKLDSQKHCQPTATSSSSPSLPAPKSSHSSCQSNCSEEQCQLDHKDCLDPECHRHHRRRRRDPTLIPGQNIICTEPKCTLEHRECGNAECFLQRHSYSSGAVGSIPPNNSTNKGNETASSSESSLCQVVGKEPMMMLSQKPIRYLKTTVSDDRLSAISEKLANIGDDSGDEFEPKRKIFTNTPEFQKLLKEILDPQRSSDEAVRETEDSEFVY; this comes from the exons atGTTAACAAATTCAGTACGATCATCAAGATCGAAATTGAGTACTTACGTACGATGGAAGGCTTTGATTTGTTTTGGAACGATTTTTTGGATATTAATGTGTCTTACTGACGATGTCAGGGAAAGAAGGgtagaagaagaaattttaacacaaacTGGAgtagataatttttttgaggaGAAAGAAGTTCTTGTTAAAGAGGAGTATCTACCACATTTAGTCCAACTTGAGGAGGAAGACGACTCATTGAGTATTACTCGAGTGATCTTTTGGAATTTGGTGGCctttttatcaactttttgCGCAtgttttacattaaaatcacTTACAAGTCAATc gTACTGGGGCGAGGTTGACACAAAATTTGTAACTAACCAACTTGTAATAAGAAAATGCAGTTCGAGTAGAATTCCAATTCCAGTTTCAAGTAAAACTTCATCAACTGACATTCacattaattcaaatatatGCCAGGTGACCCATGTTGAGCTTTGCAATAAAAGTTGCCCCAATTTATTCAGACTCGAAGATGTTCATCAAGAGAAG aaaaatcttaaaagaaattggTCCATAAAAGTAATGGAAAAACATTGCGCTAAACTCCGCGATGAAATGATAAACCTCCAAACAACATCTTTAAAAGAACACGCTTCAATAACAAAGCGATTAGATCTTTTATCCCGTGAAAAACGCGAATTAAGCCGGCAATTATCTTTCACCTCAAAAGAAAACACAACATTAAAGCAACAACTTGATGAACTGGTTGAAGAAAGAAATATGTTAATTAGACGACTTGAATCAGCTACAAAAGAACTTAAAGCTAACACGAAAAGTAAAAAAGCTACGATGGCTAAATTAGATGAAAGCATGTCGAGtgctgaaaatttcaaaacaaaccTTGAACAAATCACTCGTGATAAAGAAATCTTAgaagataaattaatgattttggaCGCCGAGTATAAAAGAGTACAAGAAGAATTAGCTttttataaagataaagagaaaagaaatgaCAAAGTTAAAGATGATGGAAGAAATGAATTGAAATGCCTTAATAAAGAACATGTGATCGATGTTTACGAGATGTCTGATGATAATCGAACCGTTGCAAGTAGAGAAGCTGGTGATATGGATGaggaaaacgaaaaaaatcgcaaaatcaAAATG ATGGAAGATAAGGATTTTGATGTAACCCGACCTGAAAAAGATATGATTAAAGTCCAAcagaaattaattacattggaaagaagtcttgaaaattttaaagttagaGATGGTGTTATAAATCGACAAGAAAAATTTGATCTTTACCCAGTTAATGAAAACGAAATT tttttagatACAAGAAATCGTCTTTTTCTTCCTCAACAACCCTTCTTTAAACTAGATTCCCAAAAGCATTGTCAGCCAACAGCAACTTCTTCGTCATCTCCCTCTCTGCCAGCTCCAAAATCTTCTCATTCATCATGCCAAAGTAATTGTTCTGAAGAGCAATGTCAGTTGGATCATAAAGATTGTCTCGATCCGGAATGTCACCGGCATCATCGCCGAAGACGTCGCGATCCAACTCTAATACCTGGTCAAAATATAATCTGTACTGAACCAAAATGCACTTTGGAACATCGTGAATGTGGAAATGCGGAGTGTTTTTTACAAAGGCACTCGTATTCCAGTGGAGCTGTTGGTTCTATACCACCAAATAATAGTACTAATAAAGGAAATGAAACGGCTTCTTCTAGCGAATCAAGTTTGTGCCAAGTCGTAGGAAAAGAACCG atGATGATGCTGAGTCAAAAACCgataagatatttaaaaacgaCCGTTTCTGATGATCGTTTATCAGCGATTAGCGAAAAACTGGCGAATATCGGCGATGATTCCGGTGATGAATTTGAACCAAAACGAAAAATCTTTACGAATACACCTGAATTTCAAAAGTtgttgaaagaaattttggaTCCGCAAAGGAGCAGCGATGAGGCTGTACGGGAAACTGAAGATTCTGAATTtgtttactaa
- the LOC111429249 gene encoding MICOS complex subunit MIC10-like produces the protein MASPAYVEDEVGQRFDRCLTDGVLKFGGGAVLGAVFSLLFFKRRRWPIILGGGFGMGMAYSNCESELNELMASRAHVVPKASSKCQ, from the exons atggcgagcCCCGCATACGTCGAAGACGAAGTTGGGCAACGTTTCGACCGTTGCCTTACGGACGGAGTTCTAAAATTCG gtGGTGGTGCAGTATTGGGGGCGGTATTTTCACTGTTGTTTTTTAAAAGACGAAGGTGGCCAATAATATTGGGCGGAGGTTTCGGTATGGGTATGGCTTATTCAAATTGTGAATCCGAATTAAATGAACTGATGGCTTCACGCGCCCATGTTGTACCTAAAGCTAGCAGTAAATGCCAGTAG
- the LOC111429259 gene encoding sodium/bile acid cotransporter 5: MYRICFLFIFMLKSSHSLELNDDFNQNIWNVTINLADSKIFMDETEMIGFNLTGPFNDNNYFLTIKSTNPNLLIVGFDKILINGSKEVFNGFFNLTGIFLGKTEIVFEITSQNKSLWEQKVLINIIRRQRTIDTIFTASVAILVSLIYINFGCALNWTDVKTTLRRPIGPIIGLSSQFFFMPLASYVLGLILFPDDVGLRLGMFFTGVAPGGGASNMWTVILNGNLHLSITMTTISTIAAFVMMPLWVFTLGKTIFHSGKIPIPYAQISTYAIALVVPLLIGYLIQKYLRNVGQFLAKMLKGFASVLLIFIIVFAIVVNLYLFKLFSWELVIAGMGLPWLGYAFAWIFSRFVCRQNPKDSLTIAIETGIQNTGIAIFLLRFTLPQPEADITTIAPVAVATMTPIPLFLIYIIQKIKNRRQPEEHVNGKPPEDNVAPNYQSITS; this comes from the exons ATGTAtcgaatttgttttttatttatttttatgttaaaatcaTCACatagtttagaattaaatgatgattttaatcaaaacattTGGAATGTTACAATAAACTTGGCAGATTCAAAGATTTTCATGGATGAGACTGAAATGATTGGTTTTAATCTTACAg GTCCTTTTAATGACAATAACTACTTTTTAACAATCAAATCGACCAAcccaaatttattaattgttggttttgataaaatattaataaatggaAGTAAAGAAGTGtttaatggattttttaatttaactggaATATTTCTAG gcaAAActgaaattgtttttgaaattactTCACAAAATAAATCGTTATGGGAACAAAAAGTTCTTATTAATATCATCCGTCGTCAAAGAACCATCGATACAATCTTTACAGCATCGGTTGCAATTCTAGTTTcgttaatttacataaattttggTTGTGCATTAAATTGGACTGATGTTAAAACGACTTTAAGAAGACCTATTGGACCAATAATAGGATTATCAtctcaatttttctttatgcCATTA gcgAGTTATGTTTTAGGACTtattttattcccagatgatGTTGGTTTACGGTTAGGTATGTTTTTTACGGGAGTAGCTCCTGGTGGAGGTGCCTCGAATATGTGGActgtaattttaaatggaaatctTCATCTTTCAATAACAATGACTACAATAAGCACAATAGCAGCTTTTGTGATGATGCCACTTTGGGTGTTTACTTTgggaaaaacgatttttcataGTGGAAAAATTCCAATACCATACGCTCAAATATCAACATATGCAATTGCTTTAGTTGTGCCATTATTAATTGgatatttaatacaaaagtatTTGAGGAATGTTGGACAATTTTtagcgaaaatgttaaaaggaTTCGCAtccgttttattaatttttataattgtttttgcaattgttgttaatttatatttgtttaaattgttttcttgGGAG ttAGTTATTGCTGGTATGGGTCTTCCATGGCTTGGTTATGCATTCGCTTGGATTTTTTCAAGATTTGTGTGCAGACAAAATCCAAAAGATTCTTTAACGATCGCTATTGAAACTGGAATTCAAAATACCGGAATTGCCATTTTTTTACTTAGATTTACTTTACCACAACCAGAAGCTGATATTACAACAA ttgctCCAGTTGCTGTGGCCACAATGACTCCAAttccattatttttaatttatattatccaaaaaatcaaaaaccg aagGCAACCTGAAGAACATGTTAATGGAAAGCCTCCAGAAGATAATGTTGCTCCAAATTATCAAAGCATCACATCATAA